GCCGATCACCGATGTTGACCGGCTGGCGCCGCTGGGGGTGGATAACACCGCGTATGTGATTTTTACGTCGGGTTCCACCGGCACCCCCAAGGGGGTGGCGGTCGGCCACGCCGGTCTGCTGGGGGTGGCCGCGGCCCAACGAAAGCTGTTCGGGTTGGGCGCAGATGCGCGGATCTTGATGGTGGCCGCGCCGACGTTTGATCTGTCGATCTTCGAATGGTTGTGGGCGGCGGGGTCGGCGGCGGCAGTCGTGGTGGCACCACCGGGGGTATATGCCGGTGAAGCGCTGACCGCGTTGCTGCACGACCAGCAGGTCAGCGCTGCCATCGTGACCCCCACGGTGCTGGCGTCGCTGGATCGGGCCCGGCTGGACGGGTTGTCCACGCTGGTGGCCGGCGCGGAGGCTTGCCCACCGGAGTTGGTGGCCGCCTGGGCACCGGGCCGGCGGATGTTCAACGCTTATGGCCCCACCGAAGCCACCATCTGGGCCACCTGCACCACGGCGCTGTCGGCCGGGCAGCCCATCACCATCGGCGCCCCGATCCCGGGGGTGTGTGCGCTGGTGCTCGACGCCCGGCTGCACCCGGCCCCCATCGGGGTGGTCGGTGAGCTGTATCTGGCCGGGCCCGCGCTGGCACACAGCTATGTGGGCCGGGCGGAGTTGAGCGCCGAACGATTCGTGGCCAATCCCTACGGTGCGCCCGGAACACGGATGTATCGCACCGGGGATCTGGTGCGCTGGACGCCCGACGGAACATTGCAGTGCCTGGGCCGCGCCGACACTCAGGTCAAACTGCGCGGACAACGCATCGAACTCGGCGAAATCGAAAACGCCCTGCTGGCCTGCCCGCAGGTCACCCAGGCCGCCGCCACCATGCACCACACCAACACCGGAGCCCCCCAACTCGTCGGCTACATCAGCGCCTCGGCGCCCCTTGACCCCGCCGCGATACGTCAGCAGTTGAGCAAGCGGTTGCCCGCTTACCTGGTGCCGGCTCAGGTGGCGGTGCTCGATGAGTTCCCGCTGACCTCCTCGGGCAAGCTCGACCGAAACGCGTTGCCGGAACCGGTGTTTGCCGCCGCGGTATACCGGCCGCCGCAGACGGTGACCGAAAAAATCGTCGCCGACGTCTTCGCCGACGTACTGGGCGTAGCCCGGGTCGGTCTCGACGACGACTTCTTCGCCCTGGGCGGAGATTCATTGCTAGCCACCCGGGTAAGCGCGCGACTGCAGCTCGCGCTAGACACCGAGGTGCCGGTGCGGTCCCTGTTCGACGCCTCCACCGTCGCCGAACTCGCCAACCATCTGCACCGCTGTAGGAATGCTATTTCCGTGCAAGAAGTCGTTCCGATTCAGACTCTGAAGAAAGGTAACGGCGTTCCGCTCTTCTGTATTCATCCTGGAGGCGGGGTGAGTTGGCCATATCAGGCTCTTGGTCATTACTTGGACTGCCCGATCATTGGAATCCAACAAATCCTGCAGGGCGAAGAAGCTGAACCTCAATCAATTCGCGATATGGCGAAAAACTATGCCGACAGGATCCAAGGCGTTTATCCTACCGGACCCTACAATCTTCTCGGCTGGTCCTTTGGAGGTGTCATAGCCCATGAACTCGCCATCGAGCTTCAGCGACGCGGATGTGTAATCGCACGCCTTGTCCTCCTCGACGCTGATCCCAGTATCGAAAACGCTCAGGATTTAGGCGATTGGAAGAAGCAGATAGAAGTCTTGCGGTTCTACGGTATAGGTATTCCAGAACAAGACGAACCGCTTACCTACGAGCAGATAGAAGAACTGCTTCGAGAACCGGGCGGCGTAGAATTTCCTCGGTACAAACAGCTTCTGGATTTGTTTATTCAAAACATCACCACTGGTATGGCGTTGTATCGAACTCACGAACCCGATGTTTTCGATGGTGACGTGATAATATTTTCTGCGGTGCGGGGAGAGTGCGATCGGAGTTCGTCTCTTCTACGAAGTTGGCGACCCTACGTTGCTGGCGACATTACCGTGTACCCGATCGACTGTACGCATCAAGAGATGCTGACTACCGAATCGCTCAATATGTACGGCCAACAACTCAAATGTTCATTAATCCGAGTTGAATTCACTGACGTTTCCGGGCTATTTTGCGCCCCGGGCCAGCTTGTGGCCAGAACGAAGCCCGATGTCAAATGTTCGCGTGCCGGTCACTCGATCACCATCGGGAGGAATGTCCACGAAAACCACCATCAACGGGTGAAGCGATCCTCTGGTGGACATCCGGGGCGCGCACTATGAGCGGACAATTACCATCGTCGGACGTCGCGGCGGCTGAGGCTACGTCAGGCTGTGGGACTCATGCGTTGCGACTGGAGGCGGTGAGCCGAACCTATGGCGCAGGACCGACAGCGGTGGACGCGCTCAAGGATGTCAACCTCGAGATCTGGCCCGGTGAGTTCGTCGTAATACTTGGTCCGTCGGGTTCGGGTAAAACGACGCTGCTCAATCTGGTGGGCGGTATCGAAGTGCCCACGTGTGGACGCATCCTGGTGTCCGGCAACGACATTGCCACGCTCAACGCAAGGAAGCGCACGGCGTATCGACGGGACCAGGTCGGATTTGTGTTCCAGTTCTTCAACCTGGTAGCGACCCTGACCGCGCTGGAGAATGTCGAGATCATTGCCGAACTCGTCGGCGAGGACTGTGCTCAGCGCAGCCGCGAGGCGCTGGAGAAAGTCGACCTCGCTGATCTCGCCGACCGGTTTCCCGGTCAAATGTCCGGTGGCCAGCAGCAACGGGCGGCGATTGCCCGCGCCATCGTCAAACAGCCGCCGCTGTTGCTGTGTGACGAACCGACCGGCAGCCTGGACCTGACCACAGCCCGGCAGGTCCTGGCGATGCTGCGAGAATTGGCCCGGGAGGGCCGTCACACCGTCCTTTTGGTAACGCACAATTCCGCGATCGCCAAGATCGCCGATCGGGTGGTGTGGTTGCGCTCCGGAAGGATCGCCCGTCAGGAGCGGGTCGCCGCCCTGGTGTCAGCGCAGGAGCTCGACTGGTGAGCCGTATCCTGCTGCGCAAGGTGCGTCGGGATCTGTGGCGGCAGCGCTCGCAGTTCCTGGCCGCGGCGGTCGTGATGGGGATCGGTGTGGCGGTCTTTGTAGGGGCCACGGATGCCTATGCCAACTTGCAGCAGTCATTCGCCCGGGTTTATGCCACGCAACTGCTGCCGGATGTTGTGATCAGCGGGCCCGGTGTATTCGGGCTCGACGAAGCTGCCCGAAACCTTCCCGGTCATCCCAGTATCGGGCTTCGCCAGCAGGCCGACGTAAGTATCCGCATCAACGGCCGCACCCTGTTCGGCCGCGCGGTCGGCGTGCCTGTGGCGACTCAACCCACAGTGTCGAAGTTGGCGCTGCGATCCGGTGCTCTGCCGGCCCGTGGGTCGGTGCTAGTGGACGAGCACCTCGCCGCGCATTACGCCCTGCACCCGGGGAGCACCGTCGAACTGCTCGGAACATCCGGTTGGCACCCCGTGTCCGTTTCGGGGTCTGCTGTGTCGACAGAATATTTGTGGCCGGCCCGCTCGCGCGCGGAAACCGTGACCACACCGGAGTACTTCGGCGTGGTGTTCGTGCCGGCACCCGATATGGTGCAGTTCGCGGCTCGGCCGGCAGCTCAGCTGCTGGCGTATGCACACGATCGCGACCAAGCACCGGCGTTGGTCACCGCTGCAACGGAATTGGCGCGTTCGCACGGACTGGTGGTCACGTCGCGCGACGAGTTGCCGTCCTACAGTTTCTTGCGCGACGGGATGGGATCGGTACGCAAGTTCGCAAGGCTGCTGCCGTGGGTGTTCCTCGTGGCAGCGGTGGTCGGGACGCAAGTGCTCTTGTCGCGACTAGTGGTGGCGCAACGAGCGGTGATCGGTACGCTGTCAGCCAACGGACTATCCGGTCGAAAGATACTTGGCCACTACCTAACTTATGGTGTGGCGGTCGGTCTGGTGGGGGCCACGGCAGGGATACTCGGCGGTTATGTTCTCGGTGGCTGGTACACCGCCCAATACACCCAGGCGCTGGGACTGCCGCAGCGGGCGACGTCGCTGTATCCCAGCAGTCTGATCATCGGAGCCGTGGCCAGCGCTGCAGCATCCGCACTAGCGGCGTGGGCCCCGGCGCGCGCCGCATCGCGGATGACCCCGGCGGAAGCGATGAGAATCTCGCCGCCCAGCGTACGCGGCCGCATAAGCATCGCGGAACGACTACTGCCGCCGCTGCGGCGTATGCCTACGCGCTGGCGAATGACGGTGCGCGGCATCACCCGCAACCGTCGCCGCACCATCCTTACCGTGGCCGGCGTGGTGAGTTCGGTATGCCTGGTGATGGTATTCGCCGGGATGCGCGACACCGTCAATGGCGTCATTGATCGACAGTACGGAGAGGTCGAACTTCAAGACGCTCAGGTCATCACCGCCGCGGGCGCTGCCGATGCCGTCGCGGGAACTTTACGAGCCGACCCCCAAGTCGCCACCGCAGAACCATTCACCCGGCTGGACGTCTCTGTGCAGGGCCGCAACAAGCCTTACGACACCCTGCTGATCGCCTTGCCGCGGGCAACCCAGATGCACCGCTTCACATCGGGCCGATCTAGCCGCAGCCTTCCCACCGACGGTGTGTTGCTGGGAAAGGGCTTGCGGGCGATCCTCGGCGTTGCGGTGGGTGACCCCATCTCAATAACGAACGCCCAGAATGGAATCCGTCTCGAGCAATCCGTCGCGGGCTTCGTCGATGAGCCGATGAGCCCGGTCGTATATGTCGCGTCCGAGCAAGTGCCTGCTCTCGCACCGTCGGGCGTATTGCTCAAGCTGGCCCCCGGCATCAACCAGAACGTGAAGGGCCAGGATGTGACGACGTTGCCTGGCGTGGTCGCCTACGTGCCCACCGACTCGATCTCCGCCACCGTCCGCACCTCTTTCTCGCTGTATAACGTGCTGGTTGCACTGACCTTGTTATCTGCCGGTGTCATGGCCGCGGCGCTGCTCTATAACGCCATGTCGGCCAACGTCAGTGAACGTACTGGTGAGCTGAGTACATTGCAGGCTGCCGGAATGGGTGCCCGCCTACTGGGCCGGCTGGTGGCGGCGGAGAATATGACGCTGGCTGCCATCGGTCTGCCGGCCGGTCTGATCGTCGGGACGGGGCTCGCTGAATGGTTCCTGTCTACCTATGTGACGCAGGGGTATCGGTGGCACCTGATGATGCACACCACGACTCCGTTCCTAGTCACGGTGGGGGTTCTGAGCGCCGCACTTTTGACTATGATCCCGACGTTTCGCGTGATCAGGCGAATGGATGTGGCCAAGGTGGTGCGTGAGCGGACGCTGTGAGCGCATGCTCGGCGATGCGCAACGGCGTCAGTAGGCGAATTCGTACCGGAGCTGGAGGCGTGGGGGTCGGCGTAGCATCGAAACGAATTTGTGTCGTCCGTCCGTAATTCCCCAGGGGTTCCGTCACGTAAAGGGCTCCAACCCGAGCCAGCCGAATCCAGATAGAAAAGGCTCCGTAAAACCGGGGGAACTTCCCGCGCCGCGCAGCACTGACGGCGCTCATCGAAAGTCCCCAGGTGTGCTCGCCGAAATTCCTCACCTGTGAGCAGCGGTCAGTGTAGTGGTTGGCGGGTGCCGGTGGTGGTGCGGCGTAGGGTTTCGGCGGCGGCCTGGTGGTCACGGAGGCGGTAGGACTCGCCGTCGAGGTTGATGACCACGGAGCGGTGCAGCAGGCGGTCGAGCATTGCGGCGGCCACGGTGGTGTCGCCGAGGATCTCCCCCCAGGCGCCCACGCCCCGGTTGGTGGTGATCACGATGCTGGTCTTCAAATACCGTTGGGACACAACCTGAAACAACGCCGAGGCGGCCTCGGCGGGCAGCGGCAGGTATCCCAGTTCATCGATCACCAACAATGTGGGGCCGGCGTAGAACCGCATCGTGGTGGCCCAGCGTCCCTCGATGGCGGCACGGTGACACCGTGCGGCCAGATCGGCGGCAGTGGTGAAGTAGGTCCTGTAGCCGGCATGTGCTGCGGCCCTTGCCAATCCGACCGACAAGTGCGTCTTTCCTGTACCAGGGGGCCCGACCAGCAAAATGTTGGTCGCCGATTCCAGGTAGCGGCACGTCCCGAGTTCGTCGATGAGCTTGCGGTCGATCCCGGCGGCGGCATCGACGTCGAAGTCGACCAGTGTGGCCGGGGTGGGAAGGCAGGCGAACCGCAACCGGCCGGCCAGCCGCCGAGCGGTGGAAGCCTCGACTTCCACGGCCAGCAGACGCTCCAACGCCACGGTCAGCGACAGGCCCTCTGCGGTGGCCTGGTCGAGCACCGCTGGGAGGGCTTCGGCGGCCGCGGCGAGTTTGAGTTCGGCCAGGTGCGAGCGCAGCTGCTGATAGCGGCTCGCGGCTGCTGACGGTGACTCCTCGACGGTGGTCGTGGTGGTGGTCTTGGGGGTGCGGGGGGTGGGGGTCATTGGATGGTCCTGTTCTGGGCGGCCCGCTCGTAAGCGGACAAGTCGATGACGGTGGAATCGGTTGACGGAGTTGACGTTTCAATGGCGGTGATGGATGGCTGCTTGAGTTGAAGCAGTTGCGCGGCAGCGGCTTTGGCCGCCGGGCCCGGTGGGATGCGTTCCTTGCGGCGGTGTGGGCGTCCGGTCGCTGCGGTGGCCATCGCGGCGGCGTCCAGGGCGATGACATGCCCGCTGTCGCGCACCATCACCCCGAGCCCGTCGGCGGCCATCCGGTGGCGCGCGATCACGATCCCGCTCGTAGTGGCGATATCGCAGAACTCACCCCCGACCGGATGCGACACCACGACCTGGGCCGCCGCCAGTTCCGGCGGCACCGAATAGCGGTTGCCGCGGTAAGACACCATCGCTTGACGCGAGGCGGTGCGAGCCTCGGCGACGATCACCGGATACGGCGTCGCCGGCGCCGGTTGCAGTGGCTCTGTTTTGGCCACCACGGCGACTGAGGACCGGCCGTCGGCCGTGGCCCGCAGCCGGGTGTCACCACGGACCCGCGTGAAGCGATCCAGACTCACCTGGGCCGCCTCGACGGTCATATCGTCGGCCAGGGTGCGCCACCAGCGTTGCGCGGCGGTGTGGTTGACCTTCTCCACCACGCCCTTGCGGTTACCGCGCCGGGCCGGGCAGATCGCCACCGCCACGCCGTAGTGCTTGGCCACCCCGGCGAACGACGCGCTCACCCGACCTGAGCCGGGGTCGCACACCGTGGCCATCCGATCGAAGCGCCACACCCGGGTCAGTCCACCCAGGCCACGGGTCACCCGGTCCAGGCCGGCGACCAGATGCGGCTGGTCCTCACTCGGCGCCAAATAGCCGCGCCACATCCCGGAATGCGACAGTGAGCCGACCAACAGGTGCGCTGTCTTTCCCCACCCCCACGATGCCGGTGGGTCGGGCAATTCCAGCCAGTCCCATTGGGTTTCCTCACCCGGCGGGTGCGGGATCACCGCGTTCGGGCGCTGCGTGGCAGTCCGGCAGGCCTCACAAACCGGGCGCAGGTCCCGGGCACGGATGTTGCGGGTCAGGCTCTGATAGGACAACCCGAACCCCAGGTCCTCGAGTTCGTCGAACAGGGTGCGGGCCCACAGGTGCGGGTCCTCGGTCAGCCTCGCGGTGACGTAGTCGACGAACGGATCGAACGGGTCCGGGCCGGGGCGGGCGCGGACCCCGGGTGTGCCGCCACCGGCCAGATACTTGCGGACCGTCTTGCGGTCGAAGCCGGTGTGGCGGGCGATCGCCGAGATCGTCCAACCACGTTTGCGTAGGGCATGTACTTCCACATCGTCCTCCCATGTGAGCATGAGAAAGCGGGCCTCCTTCGGTGGAGCAACTGGCGTCAGACACCAGCAGCTTCGAGGGAGGCCCGCCCTTCTCGGCGGAGCCACACGGGTGGGGAATTTCGATGAGCGTCAGTGGGGAATTTCAGTGAGCGCGGTCAGCACGGTCAGCCCGATACGAGCGAACGACTCGTTCAGGCGGGGCATACCACACGAATCATCACTGACCACCGTCACCGGCTGATACCGACCGGGCAGCGGCTTGGTCTGGGACTTTTGACCCGTAGTGGCGGGGCAGAAATGCTCTTTGCTCCACTCCTTGATTCAGGCGATAGTTGACGGACACTACGAGCGATCAGGCGAGACGGATCATGAGGGGATAAGCGTGTCAACAGCCAGCCGCTTGACAACCACCGGTGTGGCCGTGTTGGGGTTTACCGTTTTCGTCACGATCGCGGGACTCATCGCGAATTCGGCTGGTATGGGCGCTAACGCGGCGCTCGGACGTTGGGTTTCTACGGCCGCCGGGTCCACCCTTCCGCAACATCAGTCAGCGCCCAATCCGGGCTGCCCAGATCCTGACAGCCCCAACTGCCCGGGACTTCAGATGCCAGGCCCACACCCACCAGTGCCCGGGCATGACGGGACCAACAGGCCGGGCACGGGGCAGATAGACCCGGGACACATGGGTCCGATGGGTCCGATGGGTCCGATGGGTCCGATGGGTCCGATGGGTCCGATGGGTCCGATGGAACCAGGACGGATGGGGCCTGGGCCATCGGGTTCGTGATGTCCACTGTGGCGGACACGATTAGAGGAGGACGCGATGGCCACGTTGAAGGATGAGTTGACCGCTAAGGTCGTGGAATATGAGCATTGGGCCAAGCGCCGTCGGTTCGGCCGCTTTGGTCCCACTGACCGCAAACTCTGGGTGCTAGCTTGCATGGACGAACGCTTGCCGATCAACGAAGCGTTGGGCATCCAGGTCGATTCGCCGGTCGGCCATGGGGATGCACACTGCTTCCGCAACGCCGGCGGGATCGTCACTGACGACGCGATCCGATCAGCGATGCTGTCGACCAACTTTTTCGGCACAAATGAGATCGTCATCGTCCAGCACACCCAGTGCGGGATGTTGTCAGCAAACGCCAACGACCTCGAGGCCTACTTCAAGGCCA
The nucleotide sequence above comes from Mycobacterium pseudokansasii. Encoded proteins:
- a CDS encoding ABC transporter ATP-binding protein, coding for MDALKDVNLEIWPGEFVVILGPSGSGKTTLLNLVGGIEVPTCGRILVSGNDIATLNARKRTAYRRDQVGFVFQFFNLVATLTALENVEIIAELVGEDCAQRSREALEKVDLADLADRFPGQMSGGQQQRAAIARAIVKQPPLLLCDEPTGSLDLTTARQVLAMLRELAREGRHTVLLVTHNSAIAKIADRVVWLRSGRIARQERVAALVSAQELDW
- a CDS encoding ABC transporter permease; the protein is MSRILLRKVRRDLWRQRSQFLAAAVVMGIGVAVFVGATDAYANLQQSFARVYATQLLPDVVISGPGVFGLDEAARNLPGHPSIGLRQQADVSIRINGRTLFGRAVGVPVATQPTVSKLALRSGALPARGSVLVDEHLAAHYALHPGSTVELLGTSGWHPVSVSGSAVSTEYLWPARSRAETVTTPEYFGVVFVPAPDMVQFAARPAAQLLAYAHDRDQAPALVTAATELARSHGLVVTSRDELPSYSFLRDGMGSVRKFARLLPWVFLVAAVVGTQVLLSRLVVAQRAVIGTLSANGLSGRKILGHYLTYGVAVGLVGATAGILGGYVLGGWYTAQYTQALGLPQRATSLYPSSLIIGAVASAAASALAAWAPARAASRMTPAEAMRISPPSVRGRISIAERLLPPLRRMPTRWRMTVRGITRNRRRTILTVAGVVSSVCLVMVFAGMRDTVNGVIDRQYGEVELQDAQVITAAGAADAVAGTLRADPQVATAEPFTRLDVSVQGRNKPYDTLLIALPRATQMHRFTSGRSSRSLPTDGVLLGKGLRAILGVAVGDPISITNAQNGIRLEQSVAGFVDEPMSPVVYVASEQVPALAPSGVLLKLAPGINQNVKGQDVTTLPGVVAYVPTDSISATVRTSFSLYNVLVALTLLSAGVMAAALLYNAMSANVSERTGELSTLQAAGMGARLLGRLVAAENMTLAAIGLPAGLIVGTGLAEWFLSTYVTQGYRWHLMMHTTTPFLVTVGVLSAALLTMIPTFRVIRRMDVAKVVRERTL
- the istB gene encoding IS21-like element helper ATPase IstB; translated protein: MTPTPRTPKTTTTTTVEESPSAAASRYQQLRSHLAELKLAAAAEALPAVLDQATAEGLSLTVALERLLAVEVEASTARRLAGRLRFACLPTPATLVDFDVDAAAGIDRKLIDELGTCRYLESATNILLVGPPGTGKTHLSVGLARAAAHAGYRTYFTTAADLAARCHRAAIEGRWATTMRFYAGPTLLVIDELGYLPLPAEAASALFQVVSQRYLKTSIVITTNRGVGAWGEILGDTTVAAAMLDRLLHRSVVINLDGESYRLRDHQAAAETLRRTTTGTRQPLH
- a CDS encoding Mu transposase domain-containing protein: MLTWEDDVEVHALRKRGWTISAIARHTGFDRKTVRKYLAGGGTPGVRARPGPDPFDPFVDYVTARLTEDPHLWARTLFDELEDLGFGLSYQSLTRNIRARDLRPVCEACRTATQRPNAVIPHPPGEETQWDWLELPDPPASWGWGKTAHLLVGSLSHSGMWRGYLAPSEDQPHLVAGLDRVTRGLGGLTRVWRFDRMATVCDPGSGRVSASFAGVAKHYGVAVAICPARRGNRKGVVEKVNHTAAQRWWRTLADDMTVEAAQVSLDRFTRVRGDTRLRATADGRSSVAVVAKTEPLQPAPATPYPVIVAEARTASRQAMVSYRGNRYSVPPELAAAQVVVSHPVGGEFCDIATTSGIVIARHRMAADGLGVMVRDSGHVIALDAAAMATAATGRPHRRKERIPPGPAAKAAAAQLLQLKQPSITAIETSTPSTDSTVIDLSAYERAAQNRTIQ